The following nucleotide sequence is from Methylotenera sp. G11.
CTTCACAAAACCCAAGTCCATCAGTGCACGCTGCAATTGGCTTGCCACCAGGCGGTAACCTGCGGCATTAGGATGGATAGGGTCAGCTTTAAGACTGTTTTTTGCCAGCACATCAGAAAACAGGTCTTCAATCAAAGGCGTACCGGTTTCTTCCGCCAGCTTCCCGTATAAAGGATGGTCTGACAGGTTCCCGAAAGCCGCCCCTACCGGGCTGAATTCCGGAATGGCAATTAACGCAGTCTGGATGCTGCGGGCTTTGGCCTGGCTCAGTATGGATTTCAGGTTACCTACGGTTTCTGGCTCCGGCACGTGTTTCAGGAAATCATTACCGCCAAGTTCAACAATCAGCAGGTCAATCTTCTGCTCACCGGTTTCATGTGCTTCCAGCAAAGATGAAAGACGAGCCAGGCCATCCGCAGAAGTATTGCCGGGGACACCTGCATTAATCACATTCCAGCCGGTATTGCCTGCCAGCAGGCTGGCATAGTCTTCTCCGCTGCCGGCACCTGTGCCATAAGTGAGGCTGTCACCCAGGATCACGACATTGGAAGCAGCCGGTAACGGGGCATGCTGGTAGTCACGGTCACAGGCGGCAGCCGTGCATACAAACAAACAGGCCAGCAATAAACGTTTAAACATGGTAAAAATCATTGATGCATGCTTCTTTTCTTTAAACTTCATTTCTTCAGGGTGTACACCAGTATATTATCACCGGCAGTAAAACCGAAAATGGCATTGCCCCCGGCGGCCACTGCCACATACTGCACACCGTCGATTTCATAGCTGATGGGCGGCGCATTGACCCCGGCATCTGCCTTAGCCTGCCATAACAGCGCGCCGGTGCTGCTATTGTAGGCATTGAAGCTGCCATCACCCTCGCCCATGAACAGCAAGCCGCCACGGGTTGCCAGCACACCACCCATCAAGGGCTGTTCTGTTTTTACCTGCCAGCGGATTTTACCTGTCGCCAAATCAATTGCTGATACCGTGCCCCATCTCGGGTCTTTGGTAGGCTCGGACGATGCATAACGGATCGGGGGCAAGCCTTCTTTAGCCGGCTCTTCAACCAGGGTATATCTGATCGGGGCGTGAATCCCGGCAACATAAGCAGTCTGGCTTCCATCATCCAAAGCGCTCGGACTCCAGTTGGAACCGCCAAGGATACCCGGGTAAAGCACGGTACCTTCCCTGGTCGCTTTCGCAAACAGGTTCTTCTGCGGCACAAAGGCTTCCGATTTCATCAGCAATGCGCCAGTAGCTCTATCATTCACGTAATACCAGCCTGTCTTGCCGGCCTGGCCTACCGCAGGGACCTTCCTGCCATCCTTGACATAATCAAACAGCACCGGCGGGCTTGCCAGGTCATAACCCCATACATCGTGCGGTACCTGCTGGTAATGCCATTTAAGCTTGCCGGTTTCCGTATCCAGGGCGACAAGCGAGACCGTGTATAGATTATCACCGGGGCGTGAAACATCGTTCATCTGCGGCGAAGGATTACCGGTGCCGAAAAACAGTGTATTGGTACTGGTGTCAATGGCCGGCGTACTCCAGGCGGAGCCTCCGCCATAACGCCATGCATCCGGGTGGTTTTTGGCATTTTCTTTTTCCGCAGCGATGTCTCTGTTGAGTGAAATGCCATCTGAAGTCGTTGCAGCAAAAGTACCCTCCCAGCCCTGGGATGGAATCGTATCGAACTGCCATACGCGGTTGCCATTGTTCACATCGTATGCCGCCAGGAAACCCGGGCGGCCATACAGGCCGCTCACGCCGATGACTGCGCCCAATGGCGCATCGATCCTCGGGGTATCTACGTGCAGGCCGTAGCCAACGCCCGTTACGCCGACGATCACCTTGCCGTGATACACAACCGGCGCCATTGCGATACCGATTCCGGTGCCGCCGTAAGCATCTTTCTGGCTTTTTGCATCGGCCTTGCTTAATAATCCGGTATTTTCCGTCAATGCGGTATCGTCCGCGACATTGATATCCCATATTTTTGCGCCGGTTTTCGCATCAAGCGCAATCAGCCTGGCATCCACCGTCCCGATAAACACCTTGCCGTCGCTGACGGCGACTCCCCGGTTAGCCGGGCCGCAGCACATTTTCCAGTTTGCTTTACGCTCATGCCGGTAGCGCCATAACTCCTTACCGGTTCGCGCATCCAGCGCCGCCACATGGTTATAAGGCAGGGCCACATACATCACGCCCCCTGCAACAATAGGCGTAGCCTGAAAACTGGCTGCAACACCGGTTTTAAATTGCCACGCCAGGCCAAGTTTTCCAACATTTTCTGTGTTAATCTGAGTGAGTGGCGACATACGCTGATTCGTGTAATCACGCCCGAAACTCGGCCACTGGCTGCTCTCGGTGTCGTGTTTACCTGCGACTCCGGCACAGGCTGCCAGTGCCATGGCACTTAACGCCATCATAGTCGTTGCCAATTTTCTTGATTTGGACATTGCAAGGGCTTTCTGGTTAATATTGATGGATGTATTGGTCGAGTATACCGATTTGTATACTTCTTGCCAATTGCAAAAAAAACTAAAAAAACAGGCGCATGGCATATTGCCGGCTCTGCACTATTTCAAAGTTGGGCTTAAGCCATACTTAAACGTGGCCGCAAACAAAAAGGAATTCATATGAACGATCGCATCCAGCAAATACTTAACCAGATCACAGAACTTGAAGATGATCTGCGTATTGCGTTGAACGAACAGCAGTCCAGCATGTTTTTCCAGATAAAAGGTAAACGCGTCGAATTTGAGCAGTCGATCAAGGAAACGCATAAACGGTTAAAAACCAGCTTCTTTCGCTGGCTGGTCACTTACAGGCCACAGAACCTGATTACCGGCCCGATCATTTACTCCATGATCATCCCGCTGCTGATCACAGACTTTTTTGTCACCTTATATCAGCTGACATGCTTTCCCATATACGGCATCAAACGGGTACGCCGCAGCGATTACATCGTCTATGACAGGATGCATCTTAACTACCTGAACTTCATTGAAAAATTCCATTGCACCTACTGTGCATACGGCAATGGCATGATTGCCTATGTCAGTGAAGTGATTGCCAGGACCGAGCAGTACTTCTGCCCGATCAAGCACGCAAGGAAAATCCTGGGCACCCATTCGCGCTACGAAAGGTTTCTGGAATATGGCGACGCAGAGGATTACCAGAAGAAACTCGAAGAATATCGCCGCGCCCTGGAAAATGAAAAAAGCTGACTTGTCTGCATGGCGGACAAATCAATGCTTCTTAATATTGGGTGTTCTTATAATTGGTGCCGAAAAATTCCATCATCAGGAAATCTTCCAGGCCGGCATTATCCTCCAGCCGTGCTGACTGTACGACAGAGCGGCCCAGCCGGTGCGACTCCCAGTTAAAGTCACCGTCATAATGCTCACGTATCAGCTGGATCATGCGCCGGATCATGAGCAGGCGCACATCCTGGCCACCGCTTGCCTCCACTTCATAAAACTGTCGCCTGGAACTGCTGTAATCATTCGTCCAGCCGCGGAAAGCGAATGTGGCGCTGCGCGGCCCCAGGCTGGTAATTTCAAAGATGCCGTTAGTGCCATATTTAAGGTTGCGTTTCACGCGCTCATCCCTCAGTTGCGCTTCCGTCTGGCCGAGTTCGCGCGCTGCGGCTTCTGCATTGACCTGGGCGGCTACCGACTCTGAATCCATGCGTTTTGCCTGCATGGCCTTGACGTAGGAGGCCATGTCCGTGTACTGCTGCTCCAGCGGCGGCTCCTTAACCTCAGGCTCCTGAGCCGTGCGCTTGTTCAGCTCCGGCTTGACTTTAGGCTCGGGTGGTACGGTAAAACGCGGCTTTTTATCAGGCGCCGGTTTTTTTGCGATGATCTTGGGGGCAGCCGCAGCGGGTTCCGGCGCCTTGACTTCAGGAACCGGCTCCGCAGCCGGCGGCTGCAACTCCTGTATCGGCTCGGTCACTTGCCTGGGCACGCTAAGCGGCGCCAGGCTTACCTCAATAGCTTGTGCCGGTATGGATGGCGGGGTATCAAACTTGATCTGCGGCACCGCAAAAAATATCAAAGCATGCAACAGCAGCGAAAATATTATCGCGAGCAGCGTGTTGCGGCTGATCCGGATGTGGAAGTGATGATCGCTGCTATTTGCCTTCAGGCTCAGTTCGGATAAATGAGCAAAGCTATGATTCAAGTGTTGAGTGTGCTTATCAGGCCGCATGTATGTTTAAAAACGCATATCCTGCCAAATTTTTTCAAGGCGCTTAATCGAGACGGGAAATGGCGTCTTTAGTTCTTGGGCAAACAGCGATACGCGCAACTCCTCAATCAGCCAGCGGAAATCCAGCAGTTGCTGCGGAATATCCAGGTGCGCCTGGTTCAGGGCGTTGATTTTATCCTGCCATTTCTGCCAGATCAAACCGACACTGCCGGCATTCTTGCCATCGCGCTCAGGGTTGGCCGGATGTTTCTCGATACGCAGGCGCAGCGCCTTCAGATAGCGCGGGATGCTTTGCAGGTATTCCCATGGTGTCTGGCTAAAGCAGCCTTTGTAAACCAGCAGGCCGATCTGCTGTTCTAGGTCGCGTTTCAGCCGGTTGACGGTGGCCGCCATCTGCCCTTGTTTCTGCATCAGCAGCTGGTACTCGGTTGCGATCGCCTGCGCCTGCCTTGCCACGGCCTCGGTCACTGCCGGCAGGCGTGTTCTTGCACGCTGCTTCAGTTTCATAAAATCGGCATTGGTGCGCGGCAACTCGTCTTCACCGATGAAAGCGCGATCGGCAATCGCCATGATCATGTCTTCGCGCAGGTCATCAGGCGCTACGACATTACGCAGCGCCAATGCATATTGGTTAAAATTCGGCAGGCTTTTTTCCAGCTGCTTCATCTGTTCTTTCAACTCAAAACGCATCAGGCGGCATATGCCCTTGCGATGGCTCTGCTCCGCTTCGCGGGCGGTATCGAACAGCCTCACTGAAACCGTATCCATGTCGTCTTCCAGTGCCGGATAACCCGTTACCTTCAAACCATCCCGCTCAAAACTCAGGGTCTGCGGCAGGTCACCGAAATCCCATTGTTTCAGGCCGGTCTTTTCAATATCGGGTGAAGTGTTCCTGAACGTCAGCTGCGCAGCAGAACCCAGCTGTTTTTTCAGCGCGTTCCAGTCGCGCCCCATTCCCAGCTCGCGCCCGGCATCATCAATCACCCTGAAATTCATTAAATGGTGGGCTGGTATGTCAGTTAAACTCCAGTCTTCCTTGCTGATTTTGAGCGTGGTTTTATATTGAATGTAAGCGGCAAGCGTATCCAGTAAAGATAATACCCCTACCGCGTCATTCCGGCGCAGGCCGGAATCCAGACCATTATCCACGTAGTCGACCTGACTGGATTCCCGCCTGCGCGGGAATGACGACAATGGGTTTTGCTCTGCATACTCCAGAAAACTGGTGGCAAACTCCGGCACCGGCACGCAGACGCGGCGGAAAGTCTTGGGCAATGCCTTGATCAGGTAAGTGAGTTTTTCACGCAGCATACCCGGCACCAGCCATTCGGTCTGCACCGGATTAAGCTGGTTCAGTAACGCCAGTGGAATGGTTGCCGTCACGCCATCCAGCACATGGCCAGGCTCAAAACGGTATTTAAGCGCAACCTCAACGCCGTCAAGCATGATCTTCTCGGGAAACTGTACCGCGGTAATCGCATCTGCGCCATGGCGCATCAGGTCGTCACGCGTCAGGTAAAGCAATCTGGGGTTCAGTTTCTCAGCTTCTGCACGCCATTTCTCAAAGCTGGCCGCGTTATAGATATCGGCAGGAATCCTGGCATCATAAAATGTAAACAACTGATGTTCATCCACCAGCACATCCTGCCGGCGCGCTTTGTGCTCAAGCTCTTCCACCTCGGCAATCAGGCGTTCATTGGCAGTAAAGAAAGCCGCGCGCGTATCGAACTCGCCATTGGCAAGCGCTTCGCGGATAAAAATCCCGCGCGACTCCTTAGGGTCAATCGGGCCATAATGCACGCGCCGTTTAGGGATAACCGTCAGGCCATACAGGCTCACGCGCTCCCACGCGTTCACCATGCCCATTTTCCTGTCCCAGCGCGGGTCTGAGTAATGGCTTTCGGTCAGCCCGCGCGCCAATGGCTCGATCCAGTCCGGCTCGATTTTAGCGACACAGCGTGCATATAGCTTGCTGGTGTCTACCAGTTCTGCCGCAATCACCCATTTAGGCCGTTGCTTTTTGAGTGCAGAGCCGGGAGCGATATGAAAGCGGATGCCGCGCGCACCGGCGTAAGACTCGCTCTCGCCGTCTTTAAAACCAATGTTGCCAAGCAGGCCGGCAAGCAGCGCTTTGTGGATCTGTTCAAAAGTCGCCTCTTTTTCGTTGAGCTTGAATTCCATCTCGGACACGATATCCAGCAGCTGCCCGTGCAGTTCTCGCCATTCCTTAAGCCGTAAAAAGGACAGGAAACTGCTATGGCATTGATTAAGCAAGTCCTTATTGGATTTTTTCGTTTTCAGTGCATTGTCAAAAAAGTCCCACAGCTTGAGGTAGCTCATGAAATCGGAACCTTCGCCGGCAAACCTGGCATGGGCGTTGTCTGCCGCCTCCCGCTTATCCATCGGCCGTTCACGCGGGTCCTGAATGCTCAGCACACTGGCAATGATCAGGATCTCCTTCAGGCAATGTTCGCGCTTTGCAGCCAAAATCATGCGCCCGACCCGCGGATCCAACGGCAGTTTGGCCAGTTGCAGCCCGGTTTCTGTGATCTGGCGGCGGGCATCCACGGCACCCAGCTCCTGCAGCAGCAGGTAGCCATCGGCAATCAGCCTGGAGCTTGGCGCCTCAATGAACGGAAACTCCGCGACATCGCCCAGGCGCAAAGCCGCCATGCGCAGAATGACGGCAGCCAGAGAACTGCGCAGGATCTCAGGTTCGGTAAATTCCGGGCGCCCGTTAAAATCCTGCTCTGAGTACAGGCGCACGCAGATACCGTCTGAAACACGGCCGCAGCGCCCGGCTCTTTGCCTGGCGGCCGCCTGGCTGATTTTCTCGATCTGCAGCTGCTCGACCTTGGCGCGCGGGCTATAACGGTTAACCCGCGCCAATCCGGCATCAATCACATATTTGATGCCCGGCACAGTCAGTGAGGTTTCTGCCACATTGGTTGCCAGCACGATACGCCGGCTGCTGTGGCTTTTGAAAATCTTCTGCTGGTCTTCAATGCTCAGGCGTGCAAACAGCGGCAGCACTTCAATATGTTTAAGCTTGGCGGAACGACCCTGGTATTTGCGCAAGTGGTCAGCGACATCCCGGATCTCGCGCTCTCCCGGCAGAAACACCAGAATATCGCCATCGCCCTGGCGCAGCAGATCATCGGCGGCATCCAGAATGGCTTCCTCGATGGCTTCTTCTTCGTCATCCTCTTCCAGCCAGCGCGCTTCTGTCTTAGGCTTGCGCGGGATTCCGAGAGGGTTTCCGGCAGGCAGGTCCATATCGTCATCCAGGTCGAACTGCGTGTTTTCAGCTTCGGCAATTTCCCTGGCGCGGAAACCCGCCGCGCCCAGCGGACGGTAACGGATTTCGACCGGGTAAGTACGGCCGGATACTTCTATCACCGGGGCGCCGTTAAAGTGCCTGGAGAAACGGTCAGCATCAATCGTGGCCGAGGTGACAATGATTTTCAGATCAGGGCGTTTCGGCAGCAACTGCTTCAGGTAGCCGAGCAGAAAGTCGATATTGAGGCTGCGCTCATGCGCCTCGTCGATAATGATCGTGTCATAGGCGTTAAGGAATTTATCGCCCTGGGTTTCCGCAAGCAGGATACCGTCGGTCATCAGCTTGACATAGCTGGATTCTGACAGCTTGTCGTTAAAGCGCACCTTGTAGCCAACCACTTCGCCCAGGGGACTTTTTAGTTCCTGTGCAATACGGCTGGCGACCGAACGTGCCGCGATACGACGCGGCTGCGTGTGGCCGATGAGGCCGGAAACGCCGCGGCCTAATTCAAGGCAGATTTTGGGGAGTTGCGTTGTTTTACCGGAACCGGTTTCACCGCAGACGATCACCACCTGGTTTTTAATAATGGCCGCAGAAATTTCATCTTTCCTGCCGCTGACCGGCAGTTCCAGAGGATATTCCGGGCGCGGCAGGCTGGCTAAACGCTGCCCGTATTTTTTCTGCGAGGCATGCAGTTTCTGCACAAGCTCATTGATCAGGCGCTGCGCTTTGGCCAATGATTTTTCATCGCCTGATTTTTGCAGGGTCTTCACGTCATGCATCTTGCGACGCAGCGCATAACGGTCGGCCAGCATGCATGCCTGTAATGCCGTATCAAAATTTGCGGGGGTTAACTGTAGCGGTTTACTTTCGTTCATAGCCATGAATTTTATCACGCCATGGCCGTCAGCTTTATGCAATCGTAGCCAGCACCTGTAAAAGTATACGCAGAACCCATGTAGTAATTGAGGTCATCACCTCAGGGTGCTACTATTGACGTTCAAGAACAAGTATCCGGGTTATAAGATGATTGCCCTGCAGGAAGCCAGACGCGCCGGTTTATTCAAGAGATCGCATTGGGCGAACAATCTGCTGGCGGGCGTCATCGTTGGCATTGTAGCGCTACCGCTGGCCATGGCTTTTGCCATCGCCAGCGGCGCAAAACCGGAACAAGGCATCTACACGGCAATCGTGGCAGGCGGCATCAGCTCATTAATGGGCGGCAGCCGAGTGCAGATATCAGGCCCTACCGGTGCATTCATTGTAATCCTGTCAGGTATCACGGCCCAGTACGGCATTGCCGGCCTGCAAATGGCCACCTTGATGGCTGGCGTCATGCTGCTGGTGATGGGGCTTGTGCGCTTCGGCGCCGTGATCAAATACATCCCTGCCCCGGTAATCGTAGGTTTTACAAGCGGTATTGCAGTCATTATCTGGGTTGGCCAGTGGAAAGATTTCCTAGGCCTGAAGCCGGAACCTGGTGCGGAGCACTTTCATGAAAAGCTATGGGATCTAACCATGGCATTGCCCAGCCTGCACCCTGTAACGGCACTGCTGGCCGCATTCACACTACTGCTGGTCATTTACTCACCGAGGATTTTCAAGCGCATCCCTTCCCCATTGGTTGCAATGGTGGCAGCGACAGTGCTGCAGGCTGTCTTCAAGTTTGAAGGCGTCGCTACGATAGGTTCGGCTTTTGGCGGCATACCGCAAAGTTTGCCCAGCTTCCATTTTTTACCTATCCGTTTCTCACAGGTGCTGCAGCTGATTGTACCGGCCTTTACCATCGCCTTGCTGGGCGCAATTGAATCACTATTGTCCGCAGTCGTTGCCGATAGCATGACAGGCACCAAGCATGACTCCAACCAGGAACTGGTTGGCCAGGGCATCGCCAATATTTTTTCTCCATTATTCGGCGGTTTTGCCTCTACCGGCGCGATCGCACGTACGGCAACCAACATCCGCAACGGCGCATCCAGCCCGCTGGCAGGCATTGTGCATACGTTAACGCTGGTTGTCATTGTGATTGTTTTTGCACCGTTAGCCGCGCACATACCGCTGTGCGCCTTATCTGCAATATTGTTTGTCGTGGCTTACAACATGAGTGAAATGCACCGTTTCTGGCATATGGCGCGCACGGCACCGCGGGCAGATGTCGCTGTGCTGCTGATCACGTTTCTGCTCACGATCTTCACCGACCTTGTGGCCGCAGTCAATATCGGCGTGATGCTGGCCGCGCTATTGTTCATGAAGCGCATGAGCGAGGCGGCAAGCATCCGGCACCAGACCGTAGAAGACCTGGTGTCTGAAACCGGTAACGCCCATTTCATACTGCCCGAAAATGTCGCGGTTTACAGCATGGAAGGCGCGTTCTTTTTTGGCGTGACCGAACGCCTGATGAGCGCGCTGGAGCATGCCCATACCCACGCCGACATCCTGGTGCTGCGCATGCAGAACGTGCCGGTTATTGACGCATCGGGTTTGCAGGCTTTTGAAGAACTGGTGAAGAACTGCGAACGCAACCATACCCGGCTGGTGCTGTGTGAAGTGCGCGCCAATATCATGGAAAAGATGGAGCGCTCAGGCATCATCCAAAAAATAGGTGAGAAGAATATCATCAAGAACATTCAATCTTTAACGGTACCTCTCTGACGCCTTCTTGCATGGCACGGATTCGGGAATAGCTCCCCGACGGTTGTGAATGCTGTAAATTCCATAATGCGATCATGTGCTTAACAACGCCATGCACGCTTTGCATGATGCATTGACTGCCAGATCCAAGACTCCACAGTTTTTGTGGATAACTTTGTGGGCTGCGTGGGGATAGGCGCGCTAACTTACTGGCACCGCTAGGAAACCGGCAATAGTAGAATCTTTATACATCAAAAATCGGCATGTGATTCAAAATCTGCCGCATTTCATCCTGATGAATTATCCACCTGGTCAAGCAGATTATGTTCTAAGGCATACCTGCACACATCGTACACACTGTTTAGCGACAGCTTCTGGAAAATACGGGCTTTATATGTACTGACGGTCTTTAAACTCAGGTTTAGTCTCTCTGAAATTTCCGTAATCGTTTTACCCGAAGCCAGCTTGAGGAACACCTGATATTCACGGTCGGACAGCAGGCTATGCTGCTTGACCGGCGTGGTGTGCATGCTGGAAAGTGCCAGTTCCTCGGCTACGTCTTCCGTGATGTACATGCGTCCCTGGGCAAGTTTGCTGACCGCATGCACCAGCTCAGAGATTGCGTGGTCTTTGCACAGGTAGCCTGATGCCCCGGCGCGGATGGCGCGTACCGCATAGATATCCTCT
It contains:
- the hrpA gene encoding ATP-dependent RNA helicase HrpA, producing the protein MNESKPLQLTPANFDTALQACMLADRYALRRKMHDVKTLQKSGDEKSLAKAQRLINELVQKLHASQKKYGQRLASLPRPEYPLELPVSGRKDEISAAIIKNQVVIVCGETGSGKTTQLPKICLELGRGVSGLIGHTQPRRIAARSVASRIAQELKSPLGEVVGYKVRFNDKLSESSYVKLMTDGILLAETQGDKFLNAYDTIIIDEAHERSLNIDFLLGYLKQLLPKRPDLKIIVTSATIDADRFSRHFNGAPVIEVSGRTYPVEIRYRPLGAAGFRAREIAEAENTQFDLDDDMDLPAGNPLGIPRKPKTEARWLEEDDEEEAIEEAILDAADDLLRQGDGDILVFLPGEREIRDVADHLRKYQGRSAKLKHIEVLPLFARLSIEDQQKIFKSHSSRRIVLATNVAETSLTVPGIKYVIDAGLARVNRYSPRAKVEQLQIEKISQAAARQRAGRCGRVSDGICVRLYSEQDFNGRPEFTEPEILRSSLAAVILRMAALRLGDVAEFPFIEAPSSRLIADGYLLLQELGAVDARRQITETGLQLAKLPLDPRVGRMILAAKREHCLKEILIIASVLSIQDPRERPMDKREAADNAHARFAGEGSDFMSYLKLWDFFDNALKTKKSNKDLLNQCHSSFLSFLRLKEWRELHGQLLDIVSEMEFKLNEKEATFEQIHKALLAGLLGNIGFKDGESESYAGARGIRFHIAPGSALKKQRPKWVIAAELVDTSKLYARCVAKIEPDWIEPLARGLTESHYSDPRWDRKMGMVNAWERVSLYGLTVIPKRRVHYGPIDPKESRGIFIREALANGEFDTRAAFFTANERLIAEVEELEHKARRQDVLVDEHQLFTFYDARIPADIYNAASFEKWRAEAEKLNPRLLYLTRDDLMRHGADAITAVQFPEKIMLDGVEVALKYRFEPGHVLDGVTATIPLALLNQLNPVQTEWLVPGMLREKLTYLIKALPKTFRRVCVPVPEFATSFLEYAEQNPLSSFPRRRESSQVDYVDNGLDSGLRRNDAVGVLSLLDTLAAYIQYKTTLKISKEDWSLTDIPAHHLMNFRVIDDAGRELGMGRDWNALKKQLGSAAQLTFRNTSPDIEKTGLKQWDFGDLPQTLSFERDGLKVTGYPALEDDMDTVSVRLFDTAREAEQSHRKGICRLMRFELKEQMKQLEKSLPNFNQYALALRNVVAPDDLREDMIMAIADRAFIGEDELPRTNADFMKLKQRARTRLPAVTEAVARQAQAIATEYQLLMQKQGQMAATVNRLKRDLEQQIGLLVYKGCFSQTPWEYLQSIPRYLKALRLRIEKHPANPERDGKNAGSVGLIWQKWQDKINALNQAHLDIPQQLLDFRWLIEELRVSLFAQELKTPFPVSIKRLEKIWQDMRF
- a CDS encoding pyrroloquinoline quinone-dependent dehydrogenase, with amino-acid sequence MALAACAGVAGKHDTESSQWPSFGRDYTNQRMSPLTQINTENVGKLGLAWQFKTGVAASFQATPIVAGGVMYVALPYNHVAALDARTGKELWRYRHERKANWKMCCGPANRGVAVSDGKVFIGTVDARLIALDAKTGAKIWDINVADDTALTENTGLLSKADAKSQKDAYGGTGIGIAMAPVVYHGKVIVGVTGVGYGLHVDTPRIDAPLGAVIGVSGLYGRPGFLAAYDVNNGNRVWQFDTIPSQGWEGTFAATTSDGISLNRDIAAEKENAKNHPDAWRYGGGSAWSTPAIDTSTNTLFFGTGNPSPQMNDVSRPGDNLYTVSLVALDTETGKLKWHYQQVPHDVWGYDLASPPVLFDYVKDGRKVPAVGQAGKTGWYYVNDRATGALLMKSEAFVPQKNLFAKATREGTVLYPGILGGSNWSPSALDDGSQTAYVAGIHAPIRYTLVEEPAKEGLPPIRYASSEPTKDPRWGTVSAIDLATGKIRWQVKTEQPLMGGVLATRGGLLFMGEGDGSFNAYNSSTGALLWQAKADAGVNAPPISYEIDGVQYVAVAAGGNAIFGFTAGDNILVYTLKK
- a CDS encoding SulP family inorganic anion transporter translates to MTFKNKYPGYKMIALQEARRAGLFKRSHWANNLLAGVIVGIVALPLAMAFAIASGAKPEQGIYTAIVAGGISSLMGGSRVQISGPTGAFIVILSGITAQYGIAGLQMATLMAGVMLLVMGLVRFGAVIKYIPAPVIVGFTSGIAVIIWVGQWKDFLGLKPEPGAEHFHEKLWDLTMALPSLHPVTALLAAFTLLLVIYSPRIFKRIPSPLVAMVAATVLQAVFKFEGVATIGSAFGGIPQSLPSFHFLPIRFSQVLQLIVPAFTIALLGAIESLLSAVVADSMTGTKHDSNQELVGQGIANIFSPLFGGFASTGAIARTATNIRNGASSPLAGIVHTLTLVVIVIVFAPLAAHIPLCALSAILFVVAYNMSEMHRFWHMARTAPRADVAVLLITFLLTIFTDLVAAVNIGVMLAALLFMKRMSEAASIRHQTVEDLVSETGNAHFILPENVAVYSMEGAFFFGVTERLMSALEHAHTHADILVLRMQNVPVIDASGLQAFEELVKNCERNHTRLVLCEVRANIMEKMERSGIIQKIGEKNIIKNIQSLTVPL
- a CDS encoding GDSL-type esterase/lipase family protein, with the translated sequence MFKRLLLACLFVCTAAACDRDYQHAPLPAASNVVILGDSLTYGTGAGSGEDYASLLAGNTGWNVINAGVPGNTSADGLARLSSLLEAHETGEQKIDLLIVELGGNDFLKHVPEPETVGNLKSILSQAKARSIQTALIAIPEFSPVGAAFGNLSDHPLYGKLAEETGTPLIEDLFSDVLAKNSLKADPIHPNAAGYRLVASQLQRALMDLGFVKKN
- a CDS encoding response regulator — its product is MTKSIIIADDHPLIREGFKHILASHPAYTIAAETADGHELLAAVRRDSYDIALVDMLMPGKNGIELIQQLHLEKPELRILVISSHKEDIYAVRAIRAGASGYLCKDHAISELVHAVSKLAQGRMYITEDVAEELALSSMHTTPVKQHSLLSDREYQVFLKLASGKTITEISERLNLSLKTVSTYKARIFQKLSLNSVYDVCRYALEHNLLDQVDNSSG